One window from the genome of Alnus glutinosa chromosome 13, dhAlnGlut1.1, whole genome shotgun sequence encodes:
- the LOC133854407 gene encoding probable ADP-ribosylation factor GTPase-activating protein AGD8, giving the protein MASDAFSDKNALFRKLKAKSENKICFDCNAKNPTWASVTYGIFLCIDCSAVHRSLGVHISFVRSTNLDSWTPEQLKMMSFGGNNRAQVFFKQHGWTDGGKIEAKYTSRAADLYRQLLSKEVAKSMAEEVGLPSSPVSSQSAQAAYVLPDVVTNEAPKENSLGRQEVPDTSAAPKAPRAVATTAVKKPFGAKKTGKTGGGLGARKLTAKPSENLYDQKPEEPVIPVSSTNSIPTAGSSFASRFEYVENVQSAENSSSGPQMISHIAPPKSTSFFADFGMDSGFPKKAGSNSSKIEETDEARKKFSNAKSISSAQFFGDQNKATDVEAQASLQKFSGSTAISSADLFGNGGDQSSVDLTNDIFNRLSFQAQQDISNLKSIAGETGKKLSSLASTLMTDLQDRIL; this is encoded by the exons ATGGCGTCCGATGCGTTCTCAGACAAGAACGCTTTGTTCAGAAAACTGAAAGCAAAGTCAGAAAACAAG ATTTGTTTCGATTGCAATGCAAAGAACCCTACTTGGGCGTCGGTGACTTACGGGATCTTCCTCTGCATAGACTGCTCGGCCGTGCATCGCAGCCTCGGCGTTCACATCAGCTTCGTGAG GTCTACAAACTTAGACTCGTGGACTCCTGAACAACTGAAAATGATGAGCTTTGGGGGAAACAACCGCGCACAGGTTTTCTTTAAGCAGCATGGATGGACTGATGGAGGTAAAATTGAGGCCAAGTATACATCACGAGCTGCCGATTTATATAGGCAGTTACTTTCAAAAGAAGTTGCTAAAAGCATGGCAGAAGAGGTTGGTTTGCCATCATCACCCGTTTCTTCTCAGTCAGCACAAGCAGCTTACGTACTTCCTGATGTCGTGACAAATGAAGCTCCAAAAGAAAACTCTTTAGGAAGGCAAGAAGTACCTGATACCTCTGCTGCACCTAAAGCTCCTCGTGCAGTTGCAACCACTGCTGTCAAGAAGCCTTTTGGTGCAAAGAAAACTGGGAAGACTGGTGGGGGGCTTGGTGCTAGAAAGCTTACTGCCAAG CCAAGTGAAAATCTCTATGATCAGAAGCCTGAGGAACCAGTTATTCCTGTCTCCTCCACAAATAGCATTCCGACAGCTGGCTCATCATTTGCATCACGCTTTGAATATGTAGAGAATGTCCAATCAGCAGAGAATAGCTCTAGTGGCCCACAAATGATTAGCCACATAGCTCCACCAAAGTCAACCAGCTTTTTTGCAGACTTCGGAATGGACAGCGGGTTTCCAAAGAAAGCTGGCTCAAATTCCTCAAAG ATCGAGGAAACGGATGAAGCAAGGAAGAAGTTCTCAAATGCAAAATCTATTTCATCAGCCCAATTCTTTGGGGATCAGAACAAAGCTACTGATGTAGAAGCTCAAGCATCTCTGCAGAAGTTCTCA GGTTCAACCGCCATCTCCAGTGCTGATCTTTTTGGAAACGGCGGAGATCAGTCATCTGTCGATCTTACTAACGACATCTTCAACCGACTCTCTTTCCAG GCGCAACAGGACATTTCCAACCTTAAAAGCATTGCGGGAGAGACTGGAAAGAAACTCAGTTCATTGGCATCCACTTTAATGACAGATCTTCAGGACAGAATTCTATGA